One Nicotiana sylvestris chromosome 12, ASM39365v2, whole genome shotgun sequence genomic window carries:
- the LOC104244694 gene encoding cyclase-like protein 3: MTSHTLFALLLSLAAVVTLVSVVSAAGAVSTSDFQKITREERNYRQKKVIDISHKYVPDLPAFGSKNGLGNFIRLQTSIKLGDLSNDSVFNLSTHSGTHVDAPGHFNETLFELGYDVVSLDLRTLNGPVLVVETPRNKNITAEVMRSLNIPRGVKRVLFRTLNTDRRLMYKKEFDSSYTAFTSDGAEYLVQNTDIKLVGVDYLSVAINPKDQLVKVHQLLFAPKDIIPVEGLKLDDAVPGVYTIHCLPLRLNHGDGSPARCILFR; this comes from the exons ATGACCAGTCACACACTGTTCGCCCTCCTGCTGTCGCTCGCCGCCGTAGTGACACTTGTCTCCGTCGTCAGCGCCGCCGGGGCAGTAAGCACTTCTGATTTCCAAAAAATCACGAGAGAAGAGAGAAATTACAGGCAAAAGAAAGTAATTGACATTTCCCATAAATATGTTCCTGATTTGCCAGCTTTCGGTTCAAAAAATGGGTTAGGCAACTTCATAAGACTTCAGACAAGTATCAAATTGGGTGATCTCTCAAATGATTCAGTCTTCAACCTTTCTACTCATTCTGGTACACACGTTGATGCTCCTGGACATTTCAATGAGACTCTTTTCGAGCTCGGTTACGATGTCGTTTCGCTTGATCTCCGAACCTTAAATG GTCCTGTTCTTGTAGTGGAAACTCCACGGAACAAGAATATTACAG CTGAAGTGATGAGGTCATTAAACATACCCCGAGGAGTAAAACGTGTTCTTTTTCGAACATTAAACACCGACAG GAGGTTGATGTACAAGAAAGAATTTGATTCCTCCTATACAGCATTCACCTCAGATGGAGCAGAGTATCTGGTCCAGAATACCGACATCAAACTGGTCGGTGTTGATTACTTGTCTGTTGCAATTAATCCCAAGGATCAGCTCGTTAAAGTTCATCAACTACTTTTTGCTCCTAAA GATATAATTCCGGTGGAAGGCCTCAAGCTTGATGATGCTGTCCCAGGAGTTTACACAATTCACTGCCTACCTCTGAGGCTGAATCATGGAGATGGTTCACCTGCCAGGTGCATCCTCTTCCGGTAA
- the LOC104244693 gene encoding pathogenesis-related protein 1A: MGFVLFSQLPSFLLVSTLLLFLVISHSCRAQNSQQDYLDAHNTARADVGVEPLTWDDQVAAYVQNYASQLAADCNLVHSHGQYGENLAEGSGDFMTAAKAVEMWVDEKQYYDHDSNTCAQGQVCGHYTQVVWRNSVRVGCARVQCNNGGYVVSCNYDPPGNYRGESPY; encoded by the coding sequence ATGGGATTTGTTCTCTTTTCACAATTGCCTTCATTTCTTCTTGTCTCTACACTTCTCTTATTCCTAGTAATATCCCACTCTTGCCGTGCCCAAAATTCTCAACAAGACTATTTGGATGCCCATAACACAGCTCGTGCAGATGTAGGTGTAGAACCTTTGACCTGGGACGACCAGGTAGCAGCCTATGTGCAAAATTATGCTTCCCAATTGGCTGCAGATTGTAACCTCGTACATTCTCATGGTCAATACGGCGAAAACCTAGCTGAGGGAAGTGGCGATTTCATGACGGCTGCTAAGGCCGTTGAGATGTGGGTCGATGAGAAACAGTATTATGACCATGACTCAAATACTTGTGCACAAGGACAGGTGTGTGGACACTATACTCAGGTGGTTTGGCGTAACTCGGTTCGTGTTGGATGTGCTAGGGTTCAGTGTAACAATGGAGGATATGTTGTCTCTTGCAACTATGATCCTCCAGGTAATTATAGAGGCGAAAGTCCATACTAA